The sequence AGACGAGCTCATTGGAGCCATCGTAGGGAAGAAGGCAGGGCAGATCTTGGCACAGATCGTACTTAAAAAATTTGATAGATTTCTCATTCATTTTTCTGTCGACAAATAAATAGCGTTTTCGTTTCAATATTGGGTCCAGTTTCTGGCCCAGCCCAACTTTTCCAGGCCCATTTATTCCTCACACTCATTGGCATAACTTTCAGCCCACAAGGCCCAATTAGCACGCTCCACACACTCACGATACTCTACCCAAAAAGGAaagggaggaaagaaaaaatGTTTCGGCACTGAGCTCAGCCGAACTGACGCCATAAAAAACCATGGCGACCATGCCGCTGCCGCCGTCCCcggcccctcctcctccacgcaCCGTCTTCTCTCCTAGCTGCGGCGCCCTCCAGACCCCGGTCCACGCGCGGCGCGACCTGCTCGATGGGGTGCCCCAGAGTCAGAGGCACGCGGCGCCGCGCCTCGCGCGCGCGCCGGAGCGGGGCCTCGCCGCGCCCTACGCGCGCGAGGTCGGCGCGTGCGTTCGCGCGCGGCGGTGGAGCGCGGCGTGCGAGGCGTTCGCGGCCATGCGCGCCGCGGGGGCCGCGCCCGACAGGTTCCTCCTCCCGCAGGTGCTCCGCGCCTGCGCCGGGCTGGGCGCGCCCCGCCTCGGCGCCGCGGTCCACGCGCTCGCTGCCAAGGGCGGGGCCACGCTCGCCGGAGACCCCGTCGTCGGGAACGCGATCATCGCCATGTACGCTGCGCTCGGGGATGTGGCCTCCGCGCGCAACGCGTTCGCATCGCTCCCCGACCGCGACGTCGTGGCGTGGACCGCGCTCGTCGGCGCGTACGCCGACGCCGGGGAGCTGGAACAGGCCTTCGACCTGTTTGAAGAGATGCAAGAGAGCGGCGTGCGACCGGACGTGATTTCTTGGAACACGCTGGTGTCCGGATTTGCAAGAAACGGGGACATTGGTGCTGCACTGCGTCTGTTTGACGAAATGCGCCTGACAGGTGTCGAGCCGGGGGTCAATTCATGGAACTGCATCATCTCGGGATGCGTGCAGAGTGCACGGTATGACGAGGCTTTGGGGATTTTTGAGGAGATGTGTGAGAGCGAGAGGCCTGATGCGGTGACTGTGGCTAGTATTCTCCCTGCTTGCGCTGGCTTGCAGGCATTAGGCATTGGAAAGCAGCTGCATTCATATGTTTTACGGTATGGAATCAAGCTAAATGTTTACATTGGAGCATCTTTGATTAGCATGTACTCTGAGTGCGGAGAATTTGATTATGCTAGAGTTGTCTTTTCCACCATTGAGGAGGAGAAGAATGTCACTGTGTGGAATGAGTTAATTCAATTATATATCAAAGAGGGGAGGATGGGCAAGGCGTGGGAGGCTTTTAACTCGATGCAGGAGGATGGATTGGAGCCTGACATTGTCACCTATAACAGCTTCATTGCTGCATATGCTAGAGAGGGGCAGAAAGAGAAAGCATATGAACTGTTTTCACACATGGTTGATGTCGGCTTGAAGCCGAATGTGGTCTCAATGAATGCGTTAATTTGTGGTTTGCATCGACATGGCCTTCACACAGATGCACTGGAAGCTTTCAGATACATGAAGTGTTCCAGTGATGGAAACGCAATGGCTTGGGCATTTCTTGATAATAGCAACCCAATTCAACCATGTGGCACAACCATTACTGGTGTCCTCTCGTTGTTGACAGACCTCAAGTTAGATCGTCTCGGGAAGGAAGTACACTGCTACGCTTTAAAGAATGGTTTGACATCAAACATCTTTGTTTCAAGCAAACTGGTCGACCTTTATGGTAAGACTGGCGATATGACATCTGCTGCTAATGTCTTCCAGGCAATTAGGAACAAGAATGTTGTCACATGGAACAGTGTACTGGCAGCTTACAAGCATAACAGGAAGCCAGAAGTTGCATTGAAGCTGTTCGGCAAAATGCTCGAGTCCAATTTGCATCCCAACTTAGTTACAGTACAGATAGCTCTTTTGTTGTGTGGTATGACAATGTCATTGAGATATGGCAGAGAACTGCACAGTTACATCCAGAAGAGCTGGCCTGGTGGTTACCCAGCTACTCTTGCAAGTGCGTTGATAGATATGTATGGGAAATGTGGTATTATTGAGGATGCTAGATCGGTTTTTGAGAGCACTGTTCAAAAGGATATGGCAGTATGGAATGCAATGATGAGTTGCTACTTGCTTCATAGGATGCCTAGGGATGTTCTAGATCTATTCAATTATATTGAACAGTCTGGCATTCAACCAGATAATATAACTTTCATTTTACTTCTTTTAGCTTGTAAGCAAGGAGGTCTGTTGGAGGAAGCTCAGAGCTATTTCTACAGTATGGAAGATGTATATGGCATAAAACCAACCTTAAAGCACTATACTTGCATGGTTGACATCATGGGAGCAGCCGGGTTACTGGAGGAGTCACTATCGCTTATTCAGAAGATGCCACTTGAACCGGATGCATGCCTATGGTCTACTGTTCTTAAAGCTTGTAAGCTACACTCAAATCTAGAGATTGGAGAGCAGGCAGCAAAAGCTCTTTTTGAGATTGAACCAAATAATACTTCAAACTACATGGTGCTTTCAAATATATACGCAGACACTGGCTTGTGGGATTCCACTGAAGCTGTGAGGGATGCTATGACTGAGCAAGGGTTACATGTTGAGAGGCAGTGCAGCCGGTTATATCATGGTACAGCTGTGCATTCTTTCGAGGCTGCAGATTTGTCGCATCCTGCAATTCATAAGATTTTGAGTACATGGAAAGACTTGACTATTAGGATGGAGCAATCTGGGTATCCTCCTCGAGATATTGAACCATACTGCAATGTAGAAGTTGATCCATTGTCATGCCACCACACAGAGAAGCTCGCGGTGTGTTATGGGCTTATCTCCACGCGTGACCATGAACCAATACGCATCTCAAAGAATTTTAGAATGTGCATGGAATGCCACTCATCAATCAAGTTTATCTCAAGGGACAAGAACCGGGAAATACTTGTTTCAGATGGTTGCACATATCACCATTTTAAGGATGGAACATGCAGCTGTGGAGATATGTGGTAAATGCAGAGGGGGATCAACAAAAAAGGTGGGTCTTGTGTACCATGAAAACTGCATTCAAGGGCAGCAATATCTGATGACGGTGATGTTTGCCCTATCTGTTATGGCTGATATCAACAGTCAATGTCACCATCTTGAAGCATTCAGCACTTCTACCTGCATCCTATTTGCACTCCTGGGAGCAATGGCAGCAAACATGATCAGCTTCAATGTGAAGCTGGGAGCTCTTCACTATAAAGCGACAAACTGCAGGGAATACCTTAGTGATTACGTGCAAGACTGGCTATAACTCTGCAGCACCCTCTGTTCATACCATTTCAGAAAGGAAGTGATACGTTTTACGCAGCGCAGATTTCCTATAAGAGGATGGGGCTGCATCATATGGACTATGGAGGATTCATACTGTAGATATTATCATGGTTGAGACTTGAGGCAGTCTCACGCTTCATCTGTTCATCTACATGTAGCAAGTAGTGTGAGATAATAGCTGCTTTTATATGATAATCGGCCTTCGATTTGCTACATGAGCACTGGCCTGTCTATATACAATTGTACTTGACATCTGCCTTCAGTTCGAGCACACTAAATAGGTCAATTCAAATGACAGATTCGGTGTCGCTGCTGTTGCAGAGACTAGCCATCCTTATCTTTGTCAAAACGCAAAATTGATGTACAACAGATTCATGTTATAAAAACAACAGCATTTTATCATTTTCGTTACGATTCCTACTTCAGTTGTTCATCGCTTTATACTAAACGTTACACATGGAAGCACACTCTTCCAGTAGAAATCTGTACATGAGTAGATTCGGTGGGATAACCGGCAGCCTTGAGGCTGGAAAAACTCATAACTAAAATGTGTGTACAGTGGAAGTTCCTTAAAGTAAACACAAAATCTGTTTACCACAGCAGACTTCAATAAATGGACGTGAAGCACCTAAATGAAGCtcaagattaaaataaaaaagaatgtttATTTCCTAACCAGACTAGAGAACAAACATCAATTGCAGTATATgttgagacaaaaaaaaaggttttttttatctaagCCTGCTACATATTTGCCATATGCTGGtaaataatctattttcacGAGGGGCCAGAAATCAAGAACCAAACTCTATTTCAGGAGTGATGGTGTTGAATCGTATCAGGGGGAGCAGCAGAGCCTCACTCCTTGACTTCTGAGCTGCAGATGCTGGGAGCACAAAGGGAACTTGAGCGAAAAGATCACGAGGAACCCTGCGAGCCTGCTTCCGGTAGCCACAACTTCTTCCGGATTATGAAGATCATTTCACTCTCCTCTGATTCAGGGTTGGGCTCAGCATCTACAACAGTTATTGCTTCCCAGTGAAGCGCATTGAGGTACTTCTTGATGAACTCAATGACAGGGCTCTTGTCCCTCACGATAATAAATCCAGTCGGCCTAAGAATACGGTCCATTTCAATGAGCAGGTCTTCAGCACTGCAACCTCTTTTGTCGAGGTCAGAGAAGACTGTCCATGCATGGAGAAGATCATACGTTCGAGGATAGGTTGAGAAGGCCTCACACCTGCAAACACATTATTGGATTTGAGTAAAATTATAAcggcaagaactcaatcttcctgCTTCTAGGAAAACTTGACAGCAACAATGTTAACTGCAAACATCAGATCCAACAAGTCTAAATGTCACCAGATGAGTGCCTGTCAAGTAACATTTGCAACGCCAATGCTACAAATGTTTCACTCAaacaagaaacaagaaaaatgcAACTCGAGAATATAGTCTCCATTAAGCATTACTCAGGAGCTGGCTATTTTTTCAAAGCCTAAATAAGCACTTCAAGCTTGAGGTCCATGGTCATATGGCTAAACTCTGCATATTAAGTTACTATACCACAACAAAGAGTGCAACATACAAGGCATAGTCCAGCACTtttgagaagctaaaaaatatAGACAAATATGATGCGCCACCATTATTAGATGAATAGACCAATAAACAGGACATATTAGCAATATTGGCCAAATACCATCGCAGCAATACAAACTGATTTCTTTTAACAAAAACCGCACAATAGTTTTAGATAGACCAGGGCTGGAACAGTAGAAAATAGTTCTAATGAGGTTCGCCCTACAGGAACATGTTATGCGTCATAATACCAAAGAGAATTCTCACAATGAAACACTCCTTACAAAGGAATGAAGGAATTCATCTCCTAACTTCCAGTTGCACAGGTCAGCACAGCCAATGACAACAAACAAGTGTAGCAGGTTCGACAGTGTTTCATCATAAAACTTCATCAGTGCTCTTGCAAATTGCAACTAGTGCTAAAATCTGATCAGACTATAGCCGCAAGATATAGCATACAGCttcaatatcttttttttttaaaaaaaaacttgatcaCTGGGAGAAGACATCCCCCTAGCTTCGTCTCGAAGGGGGGAGTACCAAACTCTGGTTGGCCAAGAAACTCGCTAAAACCAGTTCTCGGAGAGGTACCCACTTTTTGTGAGCACCCAGATTCGCTAAAACCAGTTCTCAGAGAGGCTCTACCAACTGAGCTAATATCCAAGCTTAATTACTATGAAAACATATGGCATGCCAAAGTGGCACTGTGCTGACATCTCCTATCTGTATAAATTCAATTATAAGAAAGCTAAAATTTATAAGTGCAAGCCTTTTACGTTAGTTGACACATACCAGTTGTGATTGCTGCCTATCAGCCCTCTATCGTAGATTATCTTGAGGGTGCTCGGTCCATCATGTGGCACAACATTCATCACCCATACATCTTTTTCCTTCAGTGCGGCAGCAAACGACCCAAAGTTTGCTTTCATGTCCATGATGTTTCTAATAGTGTCTGGTTTTACCTTTGGGCCCAACAAACTCCAATAGTTTTCTACTCTTTGCTGCCAAATTTCCTATAGAGCAAGAATTATATCAGCAACCTCTATGCATTTCTTAAGacccaaataaaaaattatggatGTAAACGGTATATCATATGCATAAAGACATTACAAAGTCAACTAACCGTATCCTTTTCAAATGTGTCAGCAGTAACATAAAAATCAGCAAGACGGGGAGGTGGGGTCGTTAATCGAGCAGGCCAAGGAGCCAGCCCAGTTCCCCCATCTCTGTGCATTTCTGAAAACATAAAATCACTTGCTCATTTTTTTCCTTAGATCCCAAAATTACCTGGAAAGTGAAGTGAAGAATGGAAAAGGAGGGAATTTCTACACTGGGGCTAACTATCACAGGATACAATTATTTCAGCATCAATTATCTATCAAACATCGTGTTACTCAATGTAAGCAAAATCACCACAAGACCATGAACTAACACAGAAACTACTTAGTTGATATATTTACAGCCTGAATTTCAAAATCATCATGTAtgagaaaagagagaagaaaaggtgTTGTTCCTTTGTTTACAATTAGTGACAAGTACGGAAGTTTTTTCCCATGAAAAAGATAACCAGGAGGGTACACCATTTTAGCATTAAATGACTATGGTGGGAACAGGAAAAACACTCACGTTCTGGGTACGGCGTGATGCAAGCTTCCATTGGCACACCCCATACCGAATCTGGATCATCACCACTTTTGCATAGAGGTGGCTTTGCACTAGGCGCTCGGTTCCTGTAGCAATCATTGTTCAGAGGTTTGACCCAAATAACAGTCTGGTTTCTTTTCTCTGCAATTTTCCAGCACATCCTTTCTACAAGGGCACTCATTTCTTTCCAGATTCTGCGATCCTCCTCATCCTGTGCATATGCTTCAGGAGACGAGTAAGCGAAATAACCTCCGGGCCTGAGTAATCTGTCTAGTTCGAGCAGAAGAATCCCATCTCTTTGAAGCCAATCGATCCTACAGCGTGAACAATGGGCTAATTCAAACGATCTACTTGGGTACGGAAGCCTTTTTGTTCCCAAAACACCAAGATATGCAGGGATCCCTCTTTCAAGTGCAAATTGAATCTGGTTCTGATGTACATCATTCGGTGCCAAAGACATCGCTATCACATTAGAAGAAAGAAGATATCCTCCGAAGCTAGCAACCCCACAACCAACATCAAGAACAGTACGAAGCATTCCCTCATTGTTTATATTGTTATCATTGAAGTTTAGCATCTGTCAAATAGTAGAGATGAATCAGATAATAAAGTTTCATAATGCATAACGCTCAAATGtgtttgaaatatttttagttCCTGGACAATATTATAGAGGAGTCAAGACAACATACTTACATTTGCAATGTTTGCTATATATTTGTCAGCTCCATGATGAAAATGGGTTCCACCACCTGGAAACTTTATCTTTTCAGCTGCTTCAACCATCCAGTTCTGGTCCGACTTTTCTTTTGCAAGGTGAGTG is a genomic window of Phragmites australis chromosome 24, lpPhrAust1.1, whole genome shotgun sequence containing:
- the LOC133907021 gene encoding pentatricopeptide repeat-containing protein At5g04780, mitochondrial-like translates to MATMPLPPSPAPPPPRTVFSPSCGALQTPVHARRDLLDGVPQSQRHAAPRLARAPERGLAAPYAREVGACVRARRWSAACEAFAAMRAAGAAPDRFLLPQVLRACAGLGAPRLGAAVHALAAKGGATLAGDPVVGNAIIAMYAALGDVASARNAFASLPDRDVVAWTALVGAYADAGELEQAFDLFEEMQESGVRPDVISWNTLVSGFARNGDIGAALRLFDEMRLTGVEPGVNSWNCIISGCVQSARYDEALGIFEEMCESERPDAVTVASILPACAGLQALGIGKQLHSYVLRYGIKLNVYIGASLISMYSECGEFDYARVVFSTIEEEKNVTVWNELIQLYIKEGRMGKAWEAFNSMQEDGLEPDIVTYNSFIAAYAREGQKEKAYELFSHMVDVGLKPNVVSMNALICGLHRHGLHTDALEAFRYMKCSSDGNAMAWAFLDNSNPIQPCGTTITGVLSLLTDLKLDRLGKEVHCYALKNGLTSNIFVSSKLVDLYGKTGDMTSAANVFQAIRNKNVVTWNSVLAAYKHNRKPEVALKLFGKMLESNLHPNLVTVQIALLLCGMTMSLRYGRELHSYIQKSWPGGYPATLASALIDMYGKCGIIEDARSVFESTVQKDMAVWNAMMSCYLLHRMPRDVLDLFNYIEQSGIQPDNITFILLLLACKQGGLLEEAQSYFYSMEDVYGIKPTLKHYTCMVDIMGAAGLLEESLSLIQKMPLEPDACLWSTVLKACKLHSNLEIGEQAAKALFEIEPNNTSNYMVLSNIYADTGLWDSTEAVRDAMTEQGLHVERQCSRLYHGTAVHSFEAADLSHPAIHKILSTWKDLTIRMEQSGYPPRDIEPYCNVEVDPLSCHHTEKLAVCYGLISTRDHEPIRISKNFRMCMECHSSIKFISRDKNREILVSDGCTYHHFKDGTCSCGDMW
- the LOC133907022 gene encoding probable methyltransferase PMT3 translates to MRGRHDGGQSKRPIVLCCVMIVCLCLLFLYFSGSNGQVGSAAFEYGTKFSRSLGWGSDDGEDGSEESIFGTGDADDVKPKSFPVCDDQHSELIPCLDRNLIYQMRLKLDLNLMEHYERHCPPPERRFNCLIPPPHGYKVPIKWPKSRDVVWKANIPHTHLAKEKSDQNWMVEAAEKIKFPGGGTHFHHGADKYIANIANMLNFNDNNINNEGMLRTVLDVGCGVASFGGYLLSSNVIAMSLAPNDVHQNQIQFALERGIPAYLGVLGTKRLPYPSRSFELAHCSRCRIDWLQRDGILLLELDRLLRPGGYFAYSSPEAYAQDEEDRRIWKEMSALVERMCWKIAEKRNQTVIWVKPLNNDCYRNRAPSAKPPLCKSGDDPDSVWGVPMEACITPYPEQMHRDGGTGLAPWPARLTTPPPRLADFYVTADTFEKDTEIWQQRVENYWSLLGPKVKPDTIRNIMDMKANFGSFAAALKEKDVWVMNVVPHDGPSTLKIIYDRGLIGSNHNWCEAFSTYPRTYDLLHAWTVFSDLDKRGCSAEDLLIEMDRILRPTGFIIVRDKSPVIEFIKKYLNALHWEAITVVDAEPNPESEESEMIFIIRKKLWLPEAGSQGSS